A stretch of Imperialibacter roseus DNA encodes these proteins:
- a CDS encoding sugar phosphate isomerase/epimerase family protein codes for MHRRKFIQASAMAAAVAASPSFPLFSGTKAQRKFKLALNPGIIGVKANFAQTLDYAIQYGYEAISPFTQEVMKDYSSAQLNEIMAKMKANKITYDSTNIPVEFRRDEAKFKEDVKELPKFCEAMQKQGATRINTWIISSHPTLTYNENMRQHAARLGECAKIMNEYGIRLGLEYLGMRTLVAGNRYTFISSMKEGKELIAAIGTGNVGFVLDSFHWYCANDTLEDIKTLTPSDIITADINDARAGFKREEQQDGKRELPLATGVINMKDFLQGLIDIGYDGPVRTEPFNQALNELENDEALATNMTAMKKALALVGM; via the coding sequence ATGCATAGAAGAAAATTCATCCAGGCCTCAGCCATGGCGGCGGCAGTTGCAGCCAGCCCTTCATTCCCTCTTTTTTCAGGCACTAAAGCGCAGAGAAAGTTCAAATTAGCGCTCAATCCAGGGATTATTGGTGTAAAAGCCAATTTCGCACAAACCTTGGATTACGCCATCCAGTATGGTTATGAAGCTATTAGTCCGTTTACTCAGGAGGTGATGAAAGACTATTCGTCAGCACAGCTGAACGAAATTATGGCGAAGATGAAAGCGAACAAGATCACCTACGACTCCACCAATATACCTGTGGAGTTTCGCCGTGACGAAGCCAAGTTCAAAGAGGACGTGAAGGAACTGCCAAAGTTCTGCGAGGCCATGCAAAAACAAGGTGCCACACGGATCAACACCTGGATCATCTCCTCCCACCCCACCCTTACCTACAATGAAAACATGCGCCAGCATGCCGCCAGGCTTGGGGAATGCGCCAAAATAATGAATGAATATGGCATCAGGCTTGGCCTTGAGTACCTGGGCATGCGAACGCTTGTGGCCGGGAATCGCTATACATTTATCAGCTCCATGAAGGAAGGGAAAGAACTCATTGCTGCCATAGGAACTGGAAATGTTGGGTTTGTGCTGGACAGCTTCCACTGGTATTGCGCCAACGATACTCTGGAGGACATCAAAACCCTCACCCCTTCCGATATCATCACCGCCGACATCAACGACGCCAGAGCAGGCTTCAAACGAGAAGAGCAACAGGACGGAAAACGAGAGCTGCCACTTGCCACCGGTGTGATCAACATGAAAGACTTTCTGCAGGGTTTGATCGACATCGGGTACGACGGGCCGGTAAGGACGGAACCGTTCAACCAGGCACTTAACGAGCTTGAGAATGACGAGGCACTGGCCACCAATATGACCGCAATGAAAAAAGCACTGGCTTTGGTTGGAATGTAG
- a CDS encoding type II toxin-antitoxin system HigB family toxin → MRIVTFRRIREYTEKVPEAKTALEEWYHKTSKASWENFREMRQTFNSVDHAGSNRYVFNIKGNKFRLIAIVIFASKKVYIRFIGSHSEYDDIQDNSSI, encoded by the coding sequence ATGAGGATTGTAACGTTCCGAAGGATCAGGGAATACACCGAAAAGGTGCCGGAGGCCAAAACAGCCCTGGAAGAGTGGTATCACAAAACCAGCAAAGCCAGTTGGGAGAATTTCCGGGAGATGAGACAGACCTTTAATAGTGTGGACCATGCCGGAAGCAACCGGTATGTTTTCAACATCAAAGGAAATAAATTCCGGCTGATTGCTATAGTGATTTTTGCTTCAAAAAAAGTGTATATCCGGTTTATCGGTTCACATTCTGAATATGACGACATTCAGGACAATTCAAGTATCTAA
- a CDS encoding thioredoxin family protein, translating into MKQLIGLLSVAVLAIVVTAAVPAEPTATEWTSIDQLAEKLKKEPRPVIVEMYANWCGWCKKMDKTTFADPEIASLVNESVYVVKINGETTDKFTFLGKETSGREMVKALGIQGYPTFILVDNDQDRLEIVSGYKTSPQLKRIITKLAKK; encoded by the coding sequence ATGAAGCAATTGATTGGACTACTATCAGTAGCCGTGCTGGCCATTGTGGTCACGGCGGCGGTGCCAGCTGAACCAACAGCTACAGAATGGACGTCTATTGACCAGCTGGCTGAAAAGCTCAAGAAAGAGCCCAGACCTGTGATTGTGGAGATGTACGCCAACTGGTGTGGCTGGTGTAAGAAGATGGATAAAACCACTTTTGCTGATCCTGAAATTGCATCGCTGGTCAATGAGTCGGTTTACGTGGTCAAAATAAATGGAGAGACAACAGATAAGTTTACCTTTTTGGGTAAGGAAACCAGTGGCAGAGAGATGGTAAAGGCACTGGGGATTCAAGGATATCCAACCTTCATTTTGGTAGACAACGATCAGGACAGACTTGAAATCGTTTCAGGATACAAAACTTCGCCGCAGCTCAAGAGGATCATCACTAAGCTAGCCAAAAAATAA
- a CDS encoding ribbon-helix-helix domain-containing protein has product MNISVYLPDNLKSRFDSYVKNKGLTTNAAIRKAVELLLNQEKKSKWGDWINHIEPDTEFPSVDDLRKDLIPPKETIF; this is encoded by the coding sequence ATGAACATATCCGTATACTTGCCTGACAATCTTAAAAGTCGTTTCGATTCCTATGTCAAAAACAAAGGGTTGACCACAAATGCTGCTATTCGAAAAGCCGTCGAGTTGTTGCTGAACCAGGAAAAGAAAAGTAAATGGGGAGATTGGATCAACCATATAGAGCCGGATACTGAATTTCCTTCAGTGGATGACCTGAGAAAAGATCTCATCCCGCCGAAAGAAACTATCTTTTAA
- a CDS encoding type I restriction endonuclease subunit R: MGKQPEQILEDQLVAQLQTMGYGLVFIKDETELIANLKSQLEKHNGIIFTDKEFDRVLNILSKGSVFEKAKTLREKQHLVRDNGDNLYFEFINTEHWCQNQFQVTHQVTMEGTYKNRYDVTLLINGLPLVQIELKRRGLELKEAFNQINRYQRHSFGANSALFQYVQIFVISNGVNTKFYANNRLQSFKQTFYWSDKANMRLTNILNGFTSEFLEPCHISKMICKYIVLNEANKVLMVLRPYQYYAVEALIDRVKNSNQNGYIWHTTGSGKTLTSFKASQIIMNLPEVKKVVFVVDRKDLDYQTTKEFNSFSKGSIDGTDNTQALVKQFSDDTRLIVTTIQKLNTAISKSQYLAKMEKVKNERIVFIFDECHRSQFGETHNRIKAFFTNNQLFGFTGTPIFVDNAVSNELGKRTTKELFGECLHKYVITDAIKDENVLRFSVEYVGRYRQKDGAATDIDIEVEDIDKQELMESPERLEKITDYILAQHSRKTYNKTFTGMFCVSSVKTLIKYYDILQRKKAAGEHNLKVATIFSYVANEEDADANGFLTGDVLMAAEPRMLYGVNAHSRERLDEFIVHYNEMFETKFSTKDSQSFYNYYNDISKKVKEGKVDILLVVNMFLTGFDSQRLNTLYVDKNLKYHGLIQAYSRTNRILNEQKSQGNIVVFRNLKKATDEAITLFSNKEAIEAIIMKPYEDYVKKFNEAFIELLRVTPTVNSVNDLASEEEELEFIKAFRDLMRIKNTMATFADFDWQDLAMPEQLFEDFKSKYLDLHEKTKTDNQKEKVSILEDVDFELELIHRDNINVSYILKLLANLKDAKKEDRAQRQKDVLDLLAGEANLRSKRELIQRFILENLPIIEDTDTIPEEFEKFWSIEQEKAFKGLVEEEKLIPERTQKLIENYLFAERDPLRDEVLALIDGEQPSVLHRKKIGDQILSKILGFVETFVNGMGG, from the coding sequence ATGGGTAAACAACCCGAGCAAATATTAGAGGATCAATTAGTTGCTCAATTGCAAACAATGGGATATGGCTTGGTATTCATCAAAGATGAAACTGAGCTAATAGCCAACCTTAAGAGTCAACTAGAGAAGCACAACGGAATCATTTTTACAGACAAGGAATTTGACCGGGTGCTCAATATCCTCAGCAAAGGCTCGGTATTTGAAAAAGCCAAAACACTAAGAGAAAAGCAGCACCTAGTCCGGGACAATGGGGACAATCTCTATTTCGAGTTTATCAATACAGAACATTGGTGTCAGAACCAGTTCCAGGTCACTCACCAGGTCACCATGGAAGGCACCTACAAAAACCGCTACGACGTTACCCTCCTCATCAATGGGCTGCCCTTGGTGCAAATAGAGCTTAAAAGAAGGGGCTTAGAGCTTAAGGAGGCTTTTAACCAAATCAACCGCTATCAAAGGCATTCGTTTGGAGCCAATAGCGCTCTGTTTCAGTACGTTCAGATTTTCGTCATTAGCAATGGAGTAAATACCAAGTTTTACGCCAATAACCGGCTTCAGTCTTTCAAACAAACCTTCTACTGGAGCGACAAAGCCAACATGCGGCTCACCAATATACTGAATGGGTTCACCAGTGAGTTCCTGGAGCCTTGCCACATCTCTAAAATGATCTGTAAGTACATTGTGCTCAACGAAGCCAACAAAGTGCTTATGGTGCTCCGCCCCTACCAGTACTATGCGGTGGAAGCGTTAATTGACCGGGTCAAAAACTCTAATCAGAACGGCTATATATGGCACACAACAGGCTCGGGAAAGACTTTGACTTCATTCAAAGCAAGTCAGATCATTATGAACCTGCCCGAGGTAAAAAAGGTGGTGTTCGTGGTAGACAGAAAAGACCTGGACTATCAAACCACCAAGGAGTTTAACAGCTTCAGCAAAGGAAGTATTGACGGCACCGACAATACGCAGGCGCTTGTCAAGCAGTTTTCAGATGACACCAGGCTCATAGTTACCACCATTCAAAAGCTGAACACCGCCATCAGCAAATCGCAGTATTTGGCTAAGATGGAAAAGGTAAAGAATGAGCGGATAGTGTTCATCTTTGATGAGTGCCACCGCTCCCAGTTTGGCGAAACGCACAACCGCATCAAAGCCTTTTTTACTAACAATCAGTTATTCGGCTTTACAGGCACACCGATTTTTGTAGACAATGCCGTTTCCAATGAATTAGGCAAAAGAACTACCAAAGAGCTGTTTGGCGAATGCCTCCACAAATATGTGATTACAGATGCCATCAAAGATGAAAACGTACTGCGGTTTTCGGTGGAGTATGTAGGCAGATATAGGCAAAAAGACGGGGCAGCTACCGATATAGATATTGAAGTGGAGGACATTGACAAACAAGAGTTGATGGAATCACCCGAAAGGCTGGAGAAGATTACTGACTATATTTTGGCTCAACACAGTCGGAAAACCTACAATAAGACTTTCACCGGCATGTTTTGCGTGAGCAGCGTGAAAACGTTAATTAAGTATTACGACATTCTACAAAGGAAAAAGGCTGCTGGTGAGCACAATTTGAAGGTTGCTACTATCTTCAGCTATGTGGCTAATGAGGAGGATGCAGACGCCAACGGCTTTTTGACAGGTGATGTTTTGATGGCAGCAGAGCCGAGGATGTTATACGGCGTCAACGCTCACAGCAGGGAACGACTGGATGAGTTCATTGTCCACTACAATGAAATGTTTGAGACTAAGTTCTCAACCAAAGACAGCCAATCCTTTTACAACTACTATAACGACATTTCCAAAAAGGTAAAGGAAGGAAAAGTTGACATTCTATTGGTAGTCAACATGTTTTTGACCGGTTTTGACAGTCAAAGGCTGAATACGCTGTACGTAGATAAAAACCTTAAGTACCATGGCCTCATACAAGCCTATTCTCGCACCAATCGAATACTGAACGAACAGAAGTCACAAGGCAATATTGTAGTGTTCCGCAACCTCAAAAAGGCTACTGATGAGGCAATCACCTTATTCAGCAACAAAGAGGCGATTGAGGCGATTATAATGAAGCCCTATGAGGACTATGTGAAGAAGTTCAACGAAGCCTTTATTGAGCTTCTGAGGGTCACTCCTACTGTCAACAGTGTCAATGACCTGGCAAGTGAGGAAGAAGAGCTGGAGTTCATCAAAGCGTTCAGGGATTTGATGAGGATCAAAAACACGATGGCCACGTTTGCTGATTTCGACTGGCAGGATTTGGCCATGCCCGAACAGCTTTTTGAGGATTTCAAAAGTAAATACCTAGACCTCCACGAAAAGACGAAAACCGATAATCAGAAAGAAAAGGTTTCTATCCTGGAGGACGTAGATTTTGAACTGGAGCTGATCCACCGTGATAACATCAATGTCAGCTACATTCTAAAGCTGTTGGCTAACCTGAAGGATGCAAAAAAAGAAGACAGAGCACAAAGGCAAAAAGATGTTCTGGATTTGCTCGCTGGAGAAGCGAACCTGAGAAGCAAGAGAGAATTGATTCAAAGGTTCATTCTGGAGAACCTGCCAATCATTGAAGACACGGACACCATACCTGAAGAATTTGAGAAGTTTTGGAGTATTGAGCAGGAAAAAGCCTTCAAAGGGCTGGTGGAGGAAGAAAAACTCATTCCAGAAAGAACGCAAAAGCTCATTGAGAATTACCTGTTTGCCGAACGTGATCCGTTGAGAGATGAAGTTTTGGCACTGATTGACGGTGAACAGCCTTCAGTACTTCACCGCAAAAAGATAGGCGATCAGATATTGAGTAAGATTTTAGGGTTTGTGGAGACGTTTGTGAATGGTATGGGGGGATAG
- a CDS encoding helix-turn-helix domain-containing protein gives MIKEKEYKKYLARIEELLKVVGNDTSPEDPTFVELDEISDLVAEYEEAHLPVATPGLIDVIRLRMSEMGLSQKELAELLGTSASRISEYLKGKRDITLDMAKTIHKKLNIDADIILQ, from the coding sequence ATGATCAAAGAAAAGGAATATAAAAAGTACCTGGCACGGATTGAAGAGCTTCTAAAAGTTGTGGGCAATGATACCTCTCCGGAAGACCCAACATTTGTCGAACTTGATGAAATATCTGACCTCGTTGCTGAGTACGAGGAAGCTCACCTGCCGGTAGCTACGCCTGGGCTGATCGATGTGATCCGGTTACGCATGTCTGAGATGGGCCTAAGCCAAAAGGAGCTTGCTGAACTCCTTGGAACATCCGCCAGCCGGATCAGTGAATACTTAAAAGGCAAGCGTGACATTACCCTGGACATGGCTAAGACTATACATAAAAAGCTGAACATCGATGCTGACATTATTCTCCAGTAA
- the mnmE gene encoding tRNA uridine-5-carboxymethylaminomethyl(34) synthesis GTPase MnmE, with amino-acid sequence MGALSYSQFDDTIVALATPQGIGAIAVVRLSGPQAISIANAVFHGKDLDTVDSHTIHFGTIREGKEIIDEVLMSVFIAPRSFTKENVVEISCHGSSYIIKRIINLVVGKGARLAKPGEFTKRAFLNGQFDLAQAEAVADVISSDSEAAHQAAMSQMRGGFSKDIKQLREQLIHFASMIELELDFGEEDVEFADRHDLAKLVNDLKVIINQLIKSFDLGNVIKNGVPTVIAGKPNAGKSTLLNALLKEEKAIVSDIAGTTRDSIEDEINIEGVAFRFIDTAGIRETTDVIEALGVERTHSKMKEASLILYLFDLVNDNITDINKEINKLENLGKPFIPIGNKIDKAPAGLVAQLKEDDRFIFISASQQQYLEELKDKILDQVNLKNIRSSDTIVTNARHFESLLKTSQALDDVLTGIGSNVTGDFLALDIRQALHHLGEITGEVTNDDLLANIFSKFCIGK; translated from the coding sequence TTGGGTGCTCTCTCCTACTCTCAGTTCGACGATACCATTGTGGCGCTTGCTACCCCTCAGGGCATTGGCGCCATTGCGGTGGTTCGCCTCTCCGGGCCTCAAGCGATAAGTATTGCCAATGCCGTCTTTCATGGCAAAGATCTTGACACAGTCGATTCACACACCATCCATTTTGGCACTATCAGAGAAGGCAAAGAGATCATCGACGAAGTGTTGATGTCGGTCTTCATAGCCCCCAGGTCGTTCACCAAAGAAAACGTGGTGGAGATTTCCTGTCATGGCTCATCATACATCATCAAGCGCATCATTAACCTCGTTGTGGGCAAGGGAGCCAGGTTGGCCAAGCCGGGAGAATTCACCAAAAGGGCATTTCTCAACGGGCAATTCGATCTGGCCCAGGCCGAGGCAGTAGCCGATGTGATCAGCTCCGACTCGGAGGCAGCCCACCAGGCCGCTATGTCGCAGATGCGGGGAGGCTTTTCGAAGGACATCAAACAACTGCGGGAGCAGCTCATCCACTTTGCCAGCATGATTGAGCTGGAGCTGGACTTCGGTGAAGAGGATGTGGAATTTGCCGACCGCCACGACCTGGCAAAGCTGGTCAACGACTTGAAGGTTATTATAAACCAGCTGATCAAAAGCTTCGATCTGGGCAACGTGATTAAAAACGGCGTGCCGACAGTAATTGCTGGAAAGCCCAATGCAGGCAAGTCTACCCTGCTCAATGCTTTGCTCAAAGAAGAAAAGGCGATCGTTTCTGACATTGCCGGCACCACCCGTGACTCCATTGAAGATGAAATCAATATTGAAGGCGTGGCTTTCAGGTTCATTGACACGGCCGGCATCAGAGAAACAACCGATGTAATCGAAGCACTCGGTGTGGAAAGAACGCACAGCAAAATGAAAGAGGCCTCGCTGATCCTTTACCTTTTTGACCTGGTGAACGACAACATCACCGACATCAACAAAGAGATCAACAAGCTTGAGAACCTGGGCAAGCCGTTCATTCCTATCGGGAACAAGATAGACAAAGCGCCCGCTGGTCTGGTGGCTCAGCTAAAAGAAGATGACCGGTTCATCTTTATTTCTGCCTCTCAGCAGCAATACCTGGAAGAGCTGAAAGACAAAATCCTCGATCAGGTCAACCTGAAGAACATCCGCAGCAGCGACACCATAGTCACCAACGCCCGGCACTTTGAAAGCCTGCTGAAGACCAGCCAAGCACTCGATGACGTGCTCACGGGCATCGGCTCCAACGTCACCGGCGACTTCCTGGCCCTCGACATCCGCCAGGCCCTTCACCACCTCGGTGAGATTACAGGTGAGGTAACGAATGATGACTTGCTGGCGAATATTTTTAGTAAGTTTTGTATCGGGAAATGA
- a CDS encoding restriction endonuclease subunit S, which translates to MGNNYQPTLRFPEFSGDWPTQALGYFIEERKEISDEELPLYSLTIEKGIVAKSERYERSHLVNDEGDAYKVMYENDFAFNPMNLRFGALARYKENSKVKVSKYYNIFYCNDNGNPIFFENYLTSFKLIQFYDRMSTGSLIEKKRVHYLDFVHFKRHIPSLPEQQKIASFLTAVDSKLQALKKKKALLEQYKKGLMQKLFSQELRFKDENGKEFPEWEKKKLGEVAKVYDGTHQTPNYVEEGVPFYSVEHVTANQFSETKFISEAVFIKENQRVELQKGDILMTRIGDIGTPRLIDWDVRASFYVSLALIKSKATINSKYLSHYINSNMFQNELWMRTIHVAFPKKINLGEIGECFLELPSKNEQTKIANFLSAIDEKIEKVTAQIEKTEQWKKGLLQQMFV; encoded by the coding sequence ATGGGAAATAACTATCAACCAACACTTAGGTTTCCTGAATTTAGCGGCGATTGGCCAACCCAAGCACTTGGCTACTTTATAGAAGAAAGGAAAGAGATTTCAGATGAAGAATTGCCTCTATACAGTTTGACCATCGAAAAGGGAATTGTAGCCAAAAGCGAAAGGTATGAAAGGAGCCATTTGGTAAATGATGAGGGAGACGCTTACAAAGTCATGTACGAAAATGATTTTGCATTTAATCCAATGAACCTAAGATTTGGCGCACTAGCTAGATACAAGGAAAACAGCAAAGTCAAAGTGTCAAAATATTATAACATCTTCTATTGCAATGATAATGGCAATCCGATTTTTTTTGAGAACTACCTTACTAGCTTCAAGTTAATTCAATTTTATGACAGGATGTCAACTGGCAGTTTGATTGAGAAAAAGAGAGTTCATTACCTAGATTTCGTTCATTTTAAGAGACATATACCCTCCCTCCCCGAGCAGCAAAAAATAGCTTCCTTTCTCACAGCGGTGGACAGCAAGCTGCAAGCCCTCAAAAAGAAAAAAGCCTTGCTGGAGCAATACAAAAAAGGCCTGATGCAAAAGCTCTTTTCTCAGGAGCTGAGGTTCAAAGATGAGAATGGAAAGGAGTTTCCGGAGTGGGAGAAGAAGAAGTTGGGGGAGGTTGCGAAAGTTTATGACGGGACGCATCAAACGCCAAACTATGTAGAAGAGGGTGTTCCTTTCTATAGTGTTGAACATGTTACTGCAAATCAATTCTCCGAAACTAAATTCATTTCCGAAGCGGTTTTTATTAAGGAAAACCAGCGGGTTGAACTACAAAAAGGAGACATTTTGATGACCAGAATTGGAGATATCGGTACTCCAAGGCTCATTGATTGGGATGTAAGAGCCTCTTTTTATGTGAGTCTTGCTCTTATAAAAAGTAAAGCAACTATCAATAGTAAATACCTCAGTCATTATATCAATTCCAACATGTTTCAGAATGAACTTTGGATGAGAACAATACATGTTGCTTTCCCTAAGAAGATTAACTTAGGTGAGATTGGCGAATGTTTTTTAGAACTCCCTTCAAAGAATGAACAAACCAAAATAGCCAATTTCCTTTCTGCCATAGATGAAAAGATTGAGAAGGTGACTGCTCAAATCGAAAAGACCGAGCAGTGGAAAAAGGGGCTTTTACAACAGATGTTTGTATAG
- a CDS encoding PIN domain-containing protein — protein MAFLLDTCVVIDLVRGNQDIIRKLKSKSPATVFISTITEFELRFGLVQNPRLKSRSKEVVQAFLSEANILPFRSDESQIAAKLRYELKLKGTPIGAYDVLIAATALTNDFIFVTSNEKEFNRIEALKIENWR, from the coding sequence ATGGCTTTCTTATTAGATACTTGCGTAGTTATCGATTTGGTAAGGGGTAATCAGGATATTATCCGCAAACTCAAGTCAAAGTCCCCAGCCACCGTTTTCATCTCGACCATAACGGAATTTGAATTACGCTTTGGGCTTGTTCAAAACCCACGTCTGAAGTCAAGAAGCAAGGAAGTTGTGCAAGCATTTCTATCAGAGGCAAATATCCTACCCTTCAGATCTGACGAATCACAAATTGCAGCCAAACTCAGATACGAATTAAAGCTTAAAGGAACCCCCATTGGAGCATACGATGTCTTGATAGCTGCCACTGCCTTGACCAACGATTTCATTTTCGTGACCTCAAATGAGAAAGAATTTAATCGTATTGAAGCGCTTAAAATTGAAAACTGGAGGTGA
- a CDS encoding type I restriction-modification system subunit M, whose product MSENQKKQLEQQLWNIANTLRGKMDADEFRDYILGFIFYKYLSEKMEMYANSILKSDRIHYKDIKEDAANGPEYIEAIREEALDKLGYFLKPSELFSEVAHRGGNGHKAGTNFIIEDLQKILINIQNSTMGTDSEEEFDNLFEDMDLNSTKLGKTPEARNEIIAKVLTHLDKIDFKLEQTELDVLGDAYEYLIGQFASGAGKKAGEFYTPQEVSMVLAKLVTTGKTKLKSVYDPTCGSGSLLLRVAREVEEVNTFYGQELNRTTYNLARMNMILHDVHYRRFDIKQEDTLEHPQHLGMTFEAIVANPPFSAHWSANPLFTSDDRFSQYGKLAPGSKADFAFVQHMIHHLAENGTMAIVLPHGVLFRGGAELHIRRYLIEDRNYLDAVIGLPSNIFYGTSIPTCILVFKKCKEHPEDVLFIDASQHFDKVKTQNVLREEHINKIVDTYRSRSTEDKYSYRATLAEIADNDYNLNIPRYVDTFEVEEQIDLEAVASELKALDKEVLETDNVLEVFCKELNISTPF is encoded by the coding sequence ATGTCGGAAAATCAAAAAAAGCAGCTAGAACAACAGCTCTGGAATATTGCCAACACCCTGAGGGGGAAGATGGATGCAGATGAATTTCGGGACTATATACTGGGGTTCATTTTTTACAAGTACCTCTCCGAGAAAATGGAAATGTATGCCAACTCCATTTTGAAGTCGGATCGCATCCACTACAAAGACATCAAAGAAGATGCGGCCAACGGGCCCGAATACATTGAAGCCATCAGGGAAGAGGCGCTGGACAAACTCGGCTATTTCCTGAAGCCCTCGGAGCTGTTCAGCGAGGTGGCCCACCGAGGAGGCAACGGACACAAGGCGGGAACAAATTTTATCATCGAAGACCTGCAAAAAATCCTCATCAATATCCAGAACAGCACCATGGGTACCGACAGCGAGGAGGAGTTTGACAACCTATTTGAGGACATGGATTTGAATAGCACCAAACTTGGCAAGACACCAGAAGCCCGAAACGAGATCATTGCCAAGGTGCTTACCCACTTAGACAAAATTGACTTTAAGCTGGAGCAAACCGAGCTGGACGTTTTGGGTGATGCCTACGAATACCTGATCGGGCAGTTCGCCAGTGGAGCGGGAAAAAAGGCTGGAGAGTTTTACACTCCGCAGGAAGTGAGCATGGTATTAGCCAAGCTTGTGACCACTGGCAAAACCAAACTAAAGTCTGTGTATGACCCCACTTGCGGATCAGGCTCCCTCCTCTTGCGGGTAGCCAGGGAAGTGGAGGAGGTCAATACATTCTACGGGCAGGAGCTTAACCGGACGACCTACAACCTTGCCCGAATGAACATGATATTGCATGATGTGCATTACCGGAGGTTTGATATCAAGCAAGAAGATACACTGGAGCACCCGCAGCACCTAGGCATGACATTTGAAGCCATAGTGGCCAATCCTCCTTTTTCAGCACACTGGAGTGCCAACCCGCTGTTTACGAGCGACGATCGGTTTAGCCAATACGGCAAGCTGGCTCCAGGCAGTAAGGCCGATTTTGCCTTTGTGCAGCACATGATACACCACCTGGCCGAAAATGGCACCATGGCCATCGTATTGCCGCACGGAGTGCTCTTTAGAGGCGGTGCCGAACTGCATATCCGCAGGTATTTGATAGAAGACCGCAATTACCTCGATGCGGTGATTGGTTTGCCCTCGAACATTTTCTACGGCACCAGCATACCCACTTGCATACTGGTGTTTAAGAAGTGCAAGGAACACCCCGAAGACGTGCTCTTTATAGACGCCAGCCAGCATTTCGACAAGGTAAAAACGCAAAATGTGCTGAGGGAAGAGCATATCAACAAGATAGTAGACACCTACCGCAGCCGCAGCACTGAAGATAAATACAGCTACCGGGCCACACTGGCCGAAATAGCCGACAACGACTACAACCTGAATATTCCTCGGTATGTTGATACTTTCGAAGTGGAAGAGCAGATTGACCTGGAAGCCGTAGCCAGCGAGCTAAAAGCGCTGGACAAAGAAGTGTTGGAGACGGACAATGTGCTGGAGGTGTTTTGTAAGGAACTTAATATTTCTACGCCATTCTGA
- a CDS encoding metal ABC transporter permease: MEAIYIILAGSLVAVSCGLVGSYLILRKMAMVADAISHAVLPGIVIAFFISGSRDSLPMLLGAGALGIITTFLIEFFHKKGNLQTDASIGVTFTWLFALGVILISTFAGKVDLDQDCVLYGEIAYVPIDLWITDTGTIMGPRVLYISGSVLLVVIAFIFIGYKELFLTTFDPSYAAIIGINTTLWHYLLMGAVSLTTVASFESVGAILVVALLIAPPATAYLLTEDFKKMLIFTCIIGIIVSVLGYYLASYIDGSIAGAMSTVAGLIFLVVFLFSPTQGVVFRNRRSKLSMTLKEEPI; encoded by the coding sequence ATGGAAGCGATATATATCATCTTAGCAGGTTCTTTGGTGGCCGTTTCGTGCGGCCTGGTGGGGAGCTACCTCATCCTTCGAAAAATGGCCATGGTAGCTGATGCCATTTCTCATGCCGTGTTGCCGGGTATTGTAATAGCATTTTTCATTTCTGGCAGCCGGGACTCCCTGCCCATGCTTTTGGGAGCCGGTGCGCTGGGCATCATCACCACTTTTCTCATCGAATTCTTCCACAAAAAGGGCAATCTCCAAACCGACGCCTCCATTGGTGTCACCTTCACCTGGCTGTTTGCCCTGGGCGTTATTTTGATTTCTACTTTCGCTGGCAAGGTTGACCTCGACCAGGACTGCGTACTTTACGGTGAAATTGCTTACGTGCCCATTGACCTTTGGATCACCGACACCGGCACCATCATGGGGCCAAGGGTACTGTACATCTCCGGATCTGTGCTGCTGGTGGTCATTGCTTTCATCTTCATCGGATACAAAGAGCTCTTTCTCACCACCTTCGACCCCTCCTACGCCGCCATCATTGGCATCAATACCACGCTTTGGCACTATTTGCTCATGGGAGCTGTGTCGCTTACAACGGTGGCATCTTTCGAGTCTGTTGGGGCAATTTTGGTGGTGGCTTTGCTTATTGCCCCGCCAGCAACAGCCTACCTGCTCACGGAGGATTTCAAGAAAATGCTTATTTTCACTTGTATCATCGGCATAATTGTCTCCGTGCTGGGCTATTATCTTGCGTCTTATATTGACGGATCCATCGCCGGTGCTATGTCGACGGTGGCGGGTTTAATCTTTTTGGTTGTATTTTTGTTCTCTCCTACGCAAGGAGTAGTGTTCAGAAATAGAAGATCGAAACTTTCCATGACTTTAAAAGAGGAACCGATATGA